A window of the Deltaproteobacteria bacterium genome harbors these coding sequences:
- a CDS encoding cobalamin-binding protein has protein sequence MRICSLLPGATEIAYALGLGDQIVGVTHECDFPAEAKQKSVMVHSAIDAQHMSTSEIDCKVGELLAAGTGLYTIDAQAFDAAAPDIILTQGLCEVCALDYNQVVQAAERLTHPAKVISLNPRSLNDILDDITTVGAATERQSAAAALVENLRQRIERVGAREPDKRPRVVCLEWFEPLYSAGHWVPEMVALAGGVDVIGRAGEPSAKIEWNQIVDAQPEVVLLMPCGFDVRRTIKEATPLRALPGWSDLPAVKNANVFALNGNAYFSRPGPRLVNGLEMLARIIHPDTVTWTIAPSDARQMN, from the coding sequence ATGCGCATCTGCTCCCTGCTTCCTGGCGCCACAGAAATTGCCTACGCTCTCGGCCTCGGCGATCAGATCGTCGGCGTCACTCATGAATGCGACTTCCCCGCCGAGGCCAAACAAAAATCCGTCATGGTCCACAGCGCCATCGACGCCCAACACATGAGCACCAGCGAAATCGATTGCAAGGTCGGCGAACTTCTCGCTGCCGGCACCGGCCTTTACACGATTGACGCCCAGGCCTTCGACGCCGCCGCCCCCGACATCATTCTCACTCAGGGGCTATGCGAAGTTTGCGCCCTCGATTACAACCAAGTGGTCCAAGCGGCAGAGCGTTTAACGCACCCGGCAAAAGTTATTTCGCTCAATCCGCGCAGCTTGAACGATATACTCGACGACATCACCACGGTCGGCGCCGCCACCGAACGCCAATCGGCGGCGGCGGCATTGGTTGAAAACTTGCGCCAACGTATCGAACGAGTCGGCGCGCGCGAGCCCGACAAACGACCGCGAGTGGTTTGTCTCGAGTGGTTCGAACCGCTCTACAGCGCCGGCCATTGGGTGCCGGAGATGGTCGCCTTGGCCGGCGGCGTCGACGTCATCGGCCGCGCCGGCGAGCCGTCGGCAAAAATCGAGTGGAATCAAATTGTCGACGCCCAGCCGGAAGTTGTTTTGCTCATGCCTTGCGGCTTCGATGTCCGGCGCACGATCAAAGAAGCGACGCCGCTCCGTGCCCTGCCCGGCTGGAGCGATCTTCCCGCGGTGAAAAACGCCAACGTCTTCGCGCTTAACGGCAACGCCTACTTCAGCCGCCCCGGACCGCGCCTGGTCAACGGTCTGGAAATGCTAGCGCGGATCATCCATCCCGACACCGTCACGTGGACCATCGCGCCCAGCGATGCCAGACAGATGAACTGA
- a CDS encoding prepilin-type N-terminal cleavage/methylation domain-containing protein: MRAEKLKQLKSNAGMTLLELLIAMAVIGSLAAISIQEFNNHRRRAIDSSMRGELRNAAMAMESYYGENLEYPASLSSILLVGYRNTASVTLTITVTSPSSYNLNAARAAGTQASFTFDSATGLIN; the protein is encoded by the coding sequence ATGAGAGCGGAAAAGTTGAAGCAGTTAAAATCAAACGCGGGCATGACCCTACTTGAACTGTTGATCGCCATGGCGGTGATCGGCTCATTGGCCGCCATCTCGATCCAGGAATTCAACAATCACCGCCGCCGCGCCATCGATTCGTCGATGCGCGGCGAGCTGCGAAACGCGGCCATGGCGATGGAGAGTTACTACGGCGAAAATCTCGAGTATCCCGCGTCGTTATCGTCGATCCTCTTGGTCGGTTACCGCAACACCGCTTCGGTGACGTTGACGATCACGGTCACTTCACCGTCGAGCTACAATCTCAATGCCGCCCGCGCCGCGGGAACCCAGGCAAGTTTTACCTTCGATAGTGCCACCGGACTGATCAACTGA
- a CDS encoding ABC transporter substrate-binding protein — translation MMRRLMPRSEMVEIPRPFIGVQDKLQAKKGFVMPAKAGIHLHFWCSAKKNLDSGLRRNDGTESRLLVDEFRIPRLKAEGCSVLLMVLISLVCAAAVHGAQPTKLRFSYSSRSNSIAPFQIALTKGFFAEEGMDVEMIQINPRLGATALLNGDIDFTTTFGTTLRGVIGGFPIKFVAVSVRKSEHFLIVRPEIKELRELVGKKLGVATLFGSDQRAAEEMVRGRGFSPNIMKPVAVGEAPVRAQALRAGVVDAIAVSSPFDLSLQAEGFRALAGPKDVEMALPTSGIAVASRLLQQNPQHVKRAVRALMKAHRFVFDNRKETVAQMIRYLEQKPEVAERSYDILSLSLSRNGEITDQEWDLLTEKKKPVDEVRDFTLLREVQKELKIR, via the coding sequence TCAGGCGAAGAAAGGTTTTGTCATGCCGGCGAAGGCCGGCATCCATCTACACTTTTGGTGCAGTGCCAAAAAAAACCTGGATTCCGGCCTGCGCCGGAATGACGGAACGGAGAGTCGACTTTTAGTCGACGAATTCAGAATCCCTCGACTTAAAGCCGAGGGTTGTTCAGTTTTGTTGATGGTTCTTATTTCTCTAGTGTGCGCCGCTGCGGTCCATGGCGCCCAGCCGACCAAGTTGCGCTTCTCCTATTCGAGCCGGAGCAATTCGATTGCGCCCTTTCAGATCGCTTTGACCAAAGGATTCTTCGCCGAGGAGGGGATGGACGTGGAGATGATCCAAATCAATCCCCGGCTCGGCGCCACGGCGCTGCTCAATGGCGACATCGATTTCACCACGACCTTCGGGACGACGTTGCGCGGCGTCATCGGCGGCTTTCCGATCAAGTTCGTCGCCGTATCGGTGCGCAAGTCGGAACATTTTTTGATCGTGCGGCCGGAAATAAAAGAGCTCCGCGAACTGGTCGGCAAGAAGCTCGGCGTGGCGACCTTGTTCGGTTCGGACCAGCGCGCCGCCGAAGAGATGGTTCGCGGACGCGGCTTTTCGCCCAACATCATGAAGCCGGTGGCCGTCGGCGAGGCGCCGGTGCGCGCCCAAGCCTTGCGCGCCGGTGTGGTCGACGCCATCGCAGTGTCGTCGCCCTTCGATCTGAGCCTCCAAGCAGAAGGCTTTCGCGCCTTGGCCGGACCGAAGGATGTCGAAATGGCGCTGCCGACTTCCGGTATCGCCGTGGCCAGCCGCTTGCTGCAACAAAATCCCCAGCATGTGAAGCGCGCCGTGCGCGCCTTGATGAAAGCGCACCGTTTTGTTTTCGATAACCGCAAAGAAACGGTGGCGCAAATGATTCGTTACTTGGAGCAAAAGCCGGAAGTGGCGGAGCGCTCCTACGATATTTTGTCGTTGTCGCTCAGCCGTAACGGCGAGATCACCGATCAAGAATGGGATCTGCTCACCGAGAAAAAGAAGCCGGTGGACGAGGTGCGCGACTTCACGCTGCTGCGCGAAGTGCAGAAGGAATTGAAAATTCGTTAA
- a CDS encoding MATE family efflux transporter yields the protein MRSSRSDSAILQSPLCILHFELIPVSRSHLREILALGLPAILAQASLPILNISETAMIGRLGAEALAARAIGAAIIGSVYWVFAFLTFGTTTLIGLHFGAGDKKSCGQTYLHALFLALVGGLAVAAAGNMFAESLYRWLGAENAVVAAGAGYFRLYIASAPATLMVYCSVGFLRGIQNTRTPLAIAFVTTAIQLVLDYGLIYGHFGLPILGLSGAAAAACFAQLCGAMIYLTLFLTSEHNAEYRAVPWRITRAGLRPLFRIGQDLAIRTGALRLSLVFATSSAARMGAATLSAYEIIFQLFMLCSDVIDGLAIAGQALTAKFLGEGQVKSANRMGVTLTLAGLATGMLFALGFLTAWQFIVDFFTGSAEVIALLTVKIMLLVCLFQPLNGIVFVLDGLLIGARDTRYLMWAMLAGGLCLFLPIAWAAGQYNWGLMGIVSAIGALMLTRLATNLFRFLGRKWAS from the coding sequence CTGCGATCATCGCGCTCCGACTCGGCCATTCTGCAATCTCCATTATGCATTTTGCATTTTGAGTTAATCCCCGTGTCGCGCTCTCATCTCCGCGAAATTCTCGCGCTCGGCCTGCCGGCCATACTCGCGCAGGCGAGCCTGCCAATATTGAACATCAGCGAGACCGCGATGATCGGCCGTTTGGGCGCTGAAGCGCTTGCGGCGCGTGCGATTGGCGCGGCGATCATCGGCAGCGTCTACTGGGTCTTCGCATTTTTGACTTTCGGCACGACCACGCTGATCGGTCTTCATTTCGGCGCCGGCGACAAAAAAAGCTGCGGTCAAACTTATCTCCACGCGCTCTTTCTCGCGCTCGTCGGCGGACTCGCCGTCGCCGCCGCCGGCAACATGTTTGCCGAATCGTTGTATCGCTGGCTCGGCGCGGAAAACGCCGTCGTTGCGGCTGGCGCAGGCTATTTTCGTCTTTATATCGCCAGCGCGCCGGCGACGCTGATGGTTTACTGCTCCGTCGGTTTTCTGCGCGGCATTCAAAATACCCGAACTCCGCTCGCGATCGCCTTCGTCACCACAGCCATCCAGCTCGTCCTCGACTATGGACTGATCTACGGCCATTTCGGGTTACCCATTTTAGGGCTTAGCGGCGCCGCCGCGGCGGCCTGTTTCGCCCAGCTGTGCGGCGCGATGATTTATCTCACGCTCTTTCTGACCTCGGAGCACAATGCCGAATACCGCGCCGTCCCATGGCGCATCACCCGCGCTGGATTACGGCCGCTGTTTCGCATCGGCCAAGATCTCGCCATCCGCACCGGCGCCTTACGCTTGTCGCTAGTGTTCGCCACCAGTAGCGCCGCGCGCATGGGCGCGGCGACGCTCTCGGCCTATGAAATTATTTTTCAACTTTTCATGCTCTGCTCCGATGTCATCGACGGCCTGGCCATCGCCGGCCAGGCGTTGACCGCGAAATTTTTGGGCGAGGGACAAGTGAAATCGGCCAACCGCATGGGCGTGACGTTGACGCTGGCGGGATTGGCGACCGGTATGCTCTTCGCGCTCGGGTTTCTAACCGCTTGGCAATTCATCGTCGATTTTTTCACCGGTAGCGCCGAAGTCATCGCGCTACTCACGGTAAAAATCATGTTACTGGTCTGCTTGTTCCAACCGCTCAACGGCATAGTCTTCGTTCTCGACGGCCTGCTCATCGGCGCCCGCGACACCCGCTATCTCATGTGGGCCATGCTGGCCGGCGGCCTCTGCCTATTTCTGCCGATCGCCTGGGCGGCGGGGCAATACAATTGGGGCTTGATGGGCATCGTCAGCGCCATCGGCGCGCTCATGTTGACGCGCTTGGCGACCAATCTGTTTCGCTTCCTCGGTCGAAAATGGGCGAGCTGA
- a CDS encoding ABC transporter substrate-binding protein, protein MADQPTLSLAAGYHLRAKALCDGRVKLKNFELNALAFENDGEGHDAFMAGKFDAGEFSLAMYLALKSRGAPFMAIPVFPNRKFRQSYIFVPENSPLKEAAQLKGKKVGIPSWLNTAGLWARGILSDEYGVKAQDIHWIMPHKNKVDVTLPAGTRLDVVASEESLAGRMLKGEFDAIIVPDFPDEKGWRRLFVDSKAVEQDFFKRTGIFPTSHAITFHAGYLEKYPEAAQEMFDACVAAKNLALRDDADATYSNFVWNRQVWEEQQAVMGADPWKFGIKNNEKVLHTIVRFAGEQGLLAKPVTLSDLFASIDETS, encoded by the coding sequence ATGGCAGATCAACCGACTCTTTCTCTCGCCGCCGGCTATCACCTGCGCGCCAAGGCGCTTTGCGATGGCCGGGTGAAGCTGAAAAACTTCGAACTCAATGCGCTCGCCTTCGAGAACGACGGCGAAGGCCATGACGCGTTCATGGCGGGCAAGTTCGACGCCGGCGAATTCTCCCTCGCCATGTATCTGGCATTGAAGAGCCGCGGCGCGCCGTTCATGGCGATCCCGGTGTTTCCCAACCGTAAGTTTCGCCAGTCCTACATTTTCGTGCCGGAGAATTCGCCGCTCAAAGAAGCGGCACAATTGAAGGGCAAAAAAGTCGGCATCCCCAGCTGGCTCAACACGGCGGGGTTGTGGGCGCGCGGAATTTTGAGCGACGAGTACGGCGTCAAGGCGCAGGACATTCATTGGATCATGCCGCACAAAAATAAAGTCGATGTCACCCTGCCAGCGGGCACGCGGCTCGATGTCGTGGCGAGTGAAGAGTCGTTGGCGGGGCGCATGCTCAAGGGCGAGTTCGACGCCATCATCGTGCCGGATTTTCCCGACGAGAAAGGCTGGCGCCGGCTGTTCGTCGATTCCAAAGCGGTCGAGCAAGACTTTTTCAAACGCACCGGGATTTTTCCGACCAGCCACGCGATTACGTTTCACGCGGGGTATTTGGAAAAATATCCGGAGGCGGCGCAGGAAATGTTCGACGCTTGCGTGGCGGCGAAAAATCTTGCGCTACGCGACGATGCCGATGCGACGTATTCCAACTTCGTCTGGAATCGCCAGGTGTGGGAGGAGCAGCAGGCGGTGATGGGTGCCGATCCGTGGAAGTTCGGCATTAAAAACAACGAGAAGGTTTTGCACACGATCGTGCGGTTCGCCGGCGAGCAAGGGCTGTTGGCGAAGCCGGTGACGTTGAGCGATTTGTTCGCGTCTATCGATGAAACGAGTTGA
- a CDS encoding dihydrodipicolinate synthase family protein produces the protein MMEQVRGVVLPSPTVFRDDGSVDEKLMRELTDWFVACGVQAFFILGSYGQGAALSAPERKRVAEIVVEQVKHRVPVVVHIGAVDPYTAIDLGKHAKAIGAEAVGHVGPYYYADRSEYEIVEHLKMVDRAVGMPMLIYNNPRYSGYNIHPAFMARLVEAVPNIFGAKLAMGSVDEAMAYMKLVKAPFAPYALASNLVSAMSVGVAGTISPPLAVTPEIGVELVRAIDAGDAARALALQKDVIRIHDLFLRLAGPFGRTIYCEAMRLRGFDVKMYPRWPSKPLSREAYDELRDLFSELKIIGAPARSA, from the coding sequence ATGATGGAACAAGTTCGAGGCGTGGTGTTGCCCAGTCCGACGGTGTTTCGCGACGACGGTAGTGTCGATGAAAAACTGATGCGCGAGTTGACCGATTGGTTCGTCGCCTGCGGCGTGCAGGCATTTTTCATTCTTGGTTCCTACGGTCAAGGCGCGGCGCTGAGTGCGCCTGAGCGCAAGCGCGTCGCCGAGATCGTCGTCGAGCAGGTGAAGCATCGCGTGCCGGTGGTAGTTCATATCGGCGCGGTCGATCCCTACACCGCGATCGATTTGGGCAAGCATGCGAAAGCGATCGGCGCCGAAGCGGTCGGTCACGTTGGGCCGTATTATTACGCCGATCGTTCGGAGTATGAGATCGTCGAGCATTTGAAAATGGTCGACCGCGCCGTCGGCATGCCGATGTTGATCTACAACAACCCGCGCTATTCCGGTTACAACATTCATCCGGCGTTCATGGCGCGTTTGGTCGAAGCGGTGCCAAACATTTTCGGCGCCAAGTTGGCCATGGGCAGCGTTGATGAAGCGATGGCGTACATGAAACTGGTCAAGGCGCCCTTCGCGCCCTACGCCTTGGCGAGCAATTTGGTTTCGGCTATGTCTGTCGGCGTCGCCGGTACCATCAGCCCACCGCTGGCGGTGACGCCGGAGATCGGCGTCGAGCTGGTGCGCGCCATCGATGCCGGCGACGCGGCGCGGGCGCTGGCTTTGCAGAAGGATGTCATTCGCATTCACGATCTATTCTTGCGTCTCGCCGGTCCGTTCGGCAGGACAATTTATTGCGAAGCGATGCGGCTGCGCGGCTTCGACGTAAAAATGTATCCGCGCTGGCCCTCCAAACCGCTCAGCCGCGAAGCCTACGATGAACTGCGCGATTTGTTCAGCGAATTGAAAATTATCGGCGCGCCGGCGCGGAGCGCTTAA
- a CDS encoding cupin domain-containing protein yields MKNLNEASAYSAKSPYEIYQEWEEIPVHKGFIVEDLLALKLGDWQRSGGKAAFVNQDGAGGMCDTMVEEIPPGGQLKPQRHMYEKAVFILSGQGATTIWNDGGKKHTLEWQKGSLFSTPLNTWHQHFNAQGSEPVRLISLTDAPVVINRYRNLDYIFKNNFVFGDRYEGGADAWNGAGGRYLGPEIKRGRVWESNFISDLWAFEPKDYKERGGDNRTTLFEFVDNTMSAHISEFPIGKYKKAHRHGAGAHIVMLTGSGYSYLWPDGEYGTKRRVEWGRMSMFTPPMQWWHQHFNSGAEPARYLALKPWGFKFKVEDLKDTGEDVKNGGAQIEYQDQNPEIHNIFLGECKKSGAEARMPMFAA; encoded by the coding sequence ATGAAAAACTTAAACGAAGCATCGGCATATTCCGCCAAGAGTCCCTACGAAATTTACCAAGAGTGGGAAGAGATCCCGGTGCACAAAGGCTTCATCGTCGAAGATCTCTTGGCGTTGAAGCTCGGCGACTGGCAGCGCAGCGGGGGCAAGGCGGCCTTCGTCAATCAAGACGGCGCCGGCGGCATGTGCGACACGATGGTGGAGGAAATTCCACCCGGCGGTCAGTTGAAGCCGCAGCGCCATATGTACGAGAAAGCGGTGTTCATTCTTTCCGGTCAAGGGGCGACGACGATCTGGAACGACGGCGGCAAGAAACATACTCTGGAATGGCAAAAGGGCAGTCTGTTCTCGACGCCGCTCAATACCTGGCATCAGCATTTCAACGCCCAAGGCAGCGAGCCGGTGCGCTTGATTTCCCTGACCGATGCGCCGGTGGTGATCAATCGTTACCGCAATCTCGATTACATTTTTAAAAACAATTTCGTTTTTGGCGATCGCTACGAAGGCGGCGCGGATGCGTGGAACGGCGCCGGCGGGCGCTACTTGGGTCCGGAGATCAAGCGTGGCCGGGTATGGGAGTCCAATTTCATATCCGATCTATGGGCCTTCGAGCCGAAGGATTACAAAGAGCGCGGCGGCGACAATCGCACGACGCTTTTTGAATTCGTCGATAACACGATGAGCGCGCACATCTCCGAGTTTCCAATCGGCAAATACAAAAAGGCCCATCGCCACGGCGCCGGTGCGCATATCGTCATGCTCACCGGATCGGGTTATTCTTACCTATGGCCGGACGGCGAATATGGCACGAAGCGGCGCGTCGAGTGGGGCCGCATGAGCATGTTCACGCCGCCGATGCAGTGGTGGCACCAACATTTCAATTCCGGCGCCGAACCGGCGCGCTATCTGGCGCTCAAGCCCTGGGGATTCAAATTCAAAGTCGAAGATCTCAAGGATACCGGCGAAGACGTTAAGAACGGCGGCGCGCAGATTGAGTACCAAGATCAGAATCCGGAGATTCACAACATCTTTCTCGGTGAGTGCAAAAAAAGCGGCGCCGAGGCGCGCATGCCGATGTTCGCGGCGTAG
- a CDS encoding SDR family oxidoreductase, translating into MSKTILVTGGAGGICSDICRSMAADGLNVVIADFAKDGADKVAAEINAAKGNAIAVQVDVGDPASVAAMMQSAIAKYGQVDYIFCGAGVMDRVAIIDMPEAMWDRLMRINLKGVFLCAQAAAKHMIPRGEGRIMSIASGRGVAGQARSAHYAASKAGVIAFTKSLAMELAPNNITVNCVCPGATDTPMSRIGFTDEAFKKREEIPPLMDGLTHKFEIVGLVRYMLSDAAKYITGQTYFLRTAK; encoded by the coding sequence ATGAGCAAGACAATTCTCGTCACCGGCGGCGCCGGCGGCATCTGCTCGGATATCTGCCGCAGCATGGCGGCCGACGGATTGAACGTGGTAATTGCGGACTTTGCCAAAGACGGCGCCGACAAGGTCGCCGCCGAGATCAACGCGGCCAAAGGCAACGCCATCGCCGTCCAGGTCGACGTCGGCGATCCGGCCAGCGTCGCCGCGATGATGCAAAGCGCTATCGCCAAGTATGGCCAGGTCGACTACATCTTCTGCGGCGCCGGCGTCATGGATCGCGTCGCCATCATCGACATGCCGGAGGCGATGTGGGACCGCTTGATGCGGATCAATTTGAAAGGCGTTTTTCTGTGCGCCCAAGCGGCGGCCAAACATATGATCCCGCGCGGCGAAGGGCGGATCATGAGCATCGCATCGGGACGCGGCGTCGCCGGCCAGGCGCGCTCGGCCCATTACGCGGCGTCGAAAGCCGGGGTTATCGCGTTCACCAAATCCCTCGCCATGGAGCTTGCGCCCAACAATATCACTGTCAACTGCGTTTGCCCCGGCGCCACCGACACGCCGATGTCGCGCATCGGCTTCACCGACGAAGCGTTTAAGAAGCGCGAAGAAATCCCGCCGCTGATGGACGGTCTGACGCATAAATTCGAGATCGTCGGCTTGGTCCGCTACATGCTGTCCGACGCGGCAAAATATATTACCGGGCAAACCTACTTCCTGCGCACGGCAAAGTAG
- a CDS encoding ABC transporter substrate-binding protein encodes MVITKLSQKNWRRDVTLVVAFIVNSLIAWPVAAQERVRIALSVRNVVFLPFYYAKETRIFEKHNLSVELIQMRSDLQMAGVVSNEIDYTPAIGPATFPVANGAPLKGVAVLYKAPLFSLASAPNIANAKELEGKKVAVSRIGSDSHRFGSQLLEIAGADPKKVTFIQTGSTTVSLTSLQQGVVNGAVLSPPFTGIVAEKGFRILVRSRQLIDSPWLGLVANKNKLEKQPEQARNVLRSMRDVIAAIRRDKPGVVNYIVKNFNVSLANATESYDDIAGVIIDSMIMRDEQMQKYLDGIFQRGELSKPVSANDMFDFSLLRNLK; translated from the coding sequence TTGGTGATTACGAAACTTAGTCAGAAAAATTGGCGGCGCGATGTGACTTTGGTTGTCGCGTTCATTGTGAATTCGCTGATCGCGTGGCCAGTGGCGGCGCAGGAGCGCGTGCGCATCGCCTTGTCGGTGCGCAATGTGGTGTTTCTGCCGTTTTACTACGCCAAGGAAACGCGGATCTTCGAGAAGCATAATCTCAGCGTCGAGTTGATCCAGATGCGCAGCGACTTGCAAATGGCCGGCGTGGTTTCCAACGAGATCGACTACACGCCGGCGATCGGGCCGGCGACATTTCCGGTGGCCAACGGCGCCCCGCTCAAGGGCGTCGCGGTGCTTTACAAAGCGCCGCTGTTCTCCTTGGCAAGCGCGCCCAACATTGCCAATGCTAAAGAGCTGGAGGGCAAGAAAGTTGCCGTGTCGCGCATCGGTTCGGACAGCCATCGCTTCGGCTCGCAACTCTTGGAAATCGCCGGCGCCGATCCCAAGAAGGTTACCTTCATTCAAACCGGCAGCACCACCGTCAGTCTGACTTCTTTGCAGCAAGGCGTGGTCAATGGCGCGGTGTTGAGTCCGCCGTTCACCGGCATCGTCGCCGAGAAGGGCTTTCGCATTCTGGTGCGCAGCCGGCAATTGATCGATTCGCCTTGGCTCGGTTTAGTTGCCAACAAAAATAAATTGGAAAAACAGCCCGAGCAGGCGCGCAACGTGTTGCGCTCCATGCGCGACGTGATCGCGGCGATCCGGCGCGACAAGCCGGGGGTGGTCAATTACATCGTCAAGAACTTCAACGTCAGCCTCGCCAACGCGACGGAATCCTATGACGACATCGCCGGCGTGATCATCGATTCGATGATCATGCGCGACGAGCAGATGCAAAAATATCTTGACGGTATCTTTCAGCGCGGTGAATTGTCCAAGCCGGTGTCAGCCAATGACATGTTCGATTTCTCGCTGCTGCGCAATTTGAAATAG